Genomic window (Grus americana isolate bGruAme1 chromosome 10, bGruAme1.mat, whole genome shotgun sequence):
CAAAACCTAAATTTCACCTGTTTATGTAGGTGCTTGGTGCAAAAGTGGTCACAAATGCACGAAGCCCAGGAGCAAAATGTTATGGCATAGTAACGATGTCTTCTAGTACAGAAGTGGCTAGATGTATTGCACACCTTCATCGAACAGAGCTGCATGGACAACAAATATCTGTTGAGAAAGTAGGTTTAATAAGATTAAAACTTTTCCCAAAATAGACTATCTTATGCAAGAATCTGTATTAACCtctttgctttttggaaaaaaaaatacaggtgaAAGGCGATCCCTCGAAAAAGGAGTTGAAGAAGGAAAGTGATGAGAAATCTGGTTCGGGTAGAAGCACAGGAGATAAGAAGACTGCATCGAGTGATAAAGCCAGCAAGTAAGAAGTTTCAAGTGTCTTCTGCAGTTGTGAAAATCCTTTAAGTTGAATCTTCCTCATTGcatttgtgtggttttttttttttcctaacaagaACGCCGTCaaccaaaaaagaagaaaagaaatctgagaaatctgaaaaaaaagaaagtaaagaaaccaagaaaacagaaggtAAAGATGAGAAGAGTGATAATGGAGCAAGTGGCCCTAATCAAGAATCCACtaaaaaaactgaagaaaagaaaagaataagtATGCAATATAGCCATGTTTCCTCCTGTTGAATCTGTGTGTCTGACTTGTTTTGGGGGCATGTTCTTGCTCTTACCAGAGACCAGATGATTAAACACCTGTTCTTTTTTAGACTCCAGTAACATGTCTTACTTTAGAGCTGATGTTAAAGCTTCCGTATTTTATGTTATTAATTATGGACATGTGCTGGTATACTTCTCGTACCAGTAACAGTTCAATTTAGAGATTTAGATATTTCACCAGGGAAAATCTGTAATAGGCAAATAGggatatgtgtgtgtttgttttaaatcttttttcttcttctttttttttttttctccccccttcaCTAGGTGGTAAAAGCCCAGGTCAAGTTGTAGTTTTAGACCAAACAAAAGGAGACCAAGGCCACACTAGGACAGTTAGAAGGGGAAGGTTTGATAAAGTAAGTATCTATAGATTTGATGCAATCCTTATCTGATTTGATACTACCTTACAGTTGATACTTTCACTGAAGAGTCAATAAACTGTCACAAACTGTTAAGCTTAGATAGAAGCTTCGTATGCTTTGGGATAGCTAAGTAGTTAATGATACTTGAACACAGCATCCAGAAATCTCCCTAAATGAATGAGACTTCTGAAATAACCATTGTAATCTCTATCTATAGCCACAGATATTGAGGAACAAAGAGCGTATTATTCAAGATAAAGTGAAATTCAGGGAATACAGGGGTAGAAAGGATATCTTGCCTTTTGAAAAGATGAAGGAACAGAGATTGCGAGAACACATGGTTCGATTGGAAAGAATACGACGAGCTGTTGAACTCCGAAGGTAGTAATTCAACTTTTTGCTAAAGGctattttatacatttattgATCGGATACTATATTTGGAAATCTAATTAGAATGCATTCTGTCAAGCCTTTTACTCAGATGTTAAAGTCTGGGACTCTAACAGTATCTTTATATGAATTAACGGACTCCaaaatttttgtttaatctttTAATAGCCATATTAAACACATAGCTTAGTGTTtgttatgggggggggggggggtgtatcTCATAAGTGTTTCTGCAtgccagttttctttttgaaaaaattaGAAGTTGACTAGGAGATGTGGCCAAAAATAGTGtctggggtttggttggttggttggttttttaaactgagaacTGTTGTATATCTAAATGACAAATCAAGTATAATACAATTTTGTCCCTTTAAATAAAAGGCCTAAATGGCTACACTGTTCTATTCTGCTCTTTTCATACTGCCAAAAGGTTGCAAAGGATTTAAATGACTTGTGGTGTTAGCTGGATTTCCCTAAACAAAGGAATTCCTAGCAAGCATAAagcttaaaagagaaaatgcctTTCCTGCTTCTTGTAAGCTGTACTATAGGtgggaagaaggaagcaaaatgaAGCTGTTGACGAGTATACATAACCTGTGCAAGTCAGAGTGGTCATGTTATTCTGTCTTATTTTTGGACAGAAAACAATAAGTAAATTTTTTGTTAGCTTGAAGAGGGCAAGAGCTAAAATAGCAAGTATTTTCAACATGCAAATCATATTCTTTGCTAAGCTGTTGTTATTGTCTGCAGGATGACAACATAGGAATATGAATCCAGCATAAAATACATCAAGAATGATGATTCTTGATATAATGTTTCCTAGTATCTGCTGTCTGCTTAAATGGTTCTGTAGAATATGCTAAAACCAGTTTGGCTTTGGGGCTAAAAGGAGTAGGCTTCTGATACCAGGACTTCTGTCAAGAGCTTACTCTCaaatagttgggttttttggtttgggtttttttttttttttaatgtctatgCCTAAGGTGATGTTAGTTTTGGTTGAAAAAGGTTTTCAGGTGAGTTTCtgctacctctttttttttttttttctttctgtaggcGAAGAGAAATCGCTGAGAGAGAGCGTCGTGAGAGAGAACGCATACGAATAATGCATGAACGAGAAGAATGCTTGCAGAGAGAAAGGGAACGATTAGAAATTGAAAGGCAAAAACTAGAGAGGGAAAGGATGGAACGGGAACGTTTGGAAAGAGAGCGTGTTCGTATTGAGCAGGTgtgcatatttatattttggaTTATAGTGTGATACCATTTTGGAATATAACCCAGTTTGCACTTGCGGTGAATTTTTCTCTTCACCCTTCCACCCAGGCCGTAAAAGAACCAACCAAACATTATGTAATCCAGGAACATACAACAACAGTAATCTTTATCTTGTTTGCTTAACTTGTGAGTAATTTGATGGCAAATTCTTGCTACTGGTTTATGCAGTGTCTATACGCGTCTGTAAAACTGAAGTACAGCAGATCACATTGCCTACATTAGTCTTCCATAATTTTAGTAGACTTTTCCTAGAAAATGTCACTGCAAACTTAATGAGATATGTTTCTGGGCAACAAATATAGTAGCAATACAAGAAATTACCTGGAGATATTTCTGTCTAACAGCCAGTAGCTTCTCCTGATCTGTTGTCTGCTATTCTAGGGAAGTATTCCTTATGTGCTTTAATCTTAGATGCCATCCAAAGGTGAATTGTATCAGATAGCCTTTAATAGAAAACTATCAAGTATTAATTCTGTACACTTGCTAACTGTTCTATAGGTATCTCTAATAAAGAGCTATTTCGTTGTTTTTATTCACCCTTCTCTTTTCTGGTAGGAACGTCGAAAGGAAGCAGAGCGTATTGCTCGTGAAAGGGAGGAACTTCGTCGACAACAGCAGCAACTTCGTTATGAACAGGAAAAGAGGAATTCTTTGAAACGTCCACGTGATGTAGATCACAGGTAATTTAATTCTCAAACCATTGTTTTACAGCACTTagtaaaaagaaacagctaCCAGCTTTGTGTCAGacttgaaaatgcatttgtacCTGAAACAAGTCTTCACAGAATAACTGGATTTCtggtatttgtttgtttttgatgTCGGTTTATGCCAAGCATGAAACATACCTTGTCTGTAGGAGGGAGTTTTGAAATAAGATAAGCATCCCGTGATTTAATTCTTACTGTACGAAAAGAGCATAACGCAattcctgtgcaacatgctctaagtgatcctgctgtagcagggggattggactagatgatctctagaggtcccttccaacccctaccaatctgtgaattCAGTGCATTTGCTGAGAAAAACTCTTCTGCCTTAATGGTTGAAACTtctagctgctgctttgttaaGATTTCACATGTCTGTTAAATGGATAGTTCAGCAAGTcaaggtgttttatttttactgaagcTGATGACATCTATCATTTGCTGTTTGAGCCACATGAACTGGCTTTGATCTTTATTTGATTATAAGAATAGGCCTGAGACCTTAGCCATAAAATCAACATACCAGTGGTACAATGGTGTTAGCTGTCATGGTAGATACGGTAGCAGAACACTAATATTTCTTCACCAGAggaataaagacagtttcatttttcaaggCTACTGATTATACACTTTAATATCTCCCATTCTTATCGTAGAGACTCTGTACCTGAATGTTTCTTGCAAGCAAGGCTGTGATACTATTTCCTACACTATTCGTTcctgaaaaatctgttctgatTTGTGGGTATTTGGAGTTGGTTGGTtagggttgggttgggtttttttctagaaggCTATTTTCAAGGCAAAATTTTGCTACAGTgatgtttttgttgggtttgtttgcttgttttttaaactgccCAACATGGTATACTATCgcttatattttattatattttattaatatttttgtctctttaatTTGCAATTCAAACAGAGGGAcgtttgggtgttttgtttttttttttcttgaatgatTTTGTTCACTACTATTTAAAGAGTCTACCTTTGTTAGTGGCTTTCCGAAGGTCAAATGAGCATCTTTAAAACAGACAACCAACTGTTaacaattttctgcattttaagcCTTTATTTGGATACATGTAACTGATGAGGgttcatttgttttgcttaaagGAGAGACGGCCCTTACTGGAATGAGAATAAGAAGATGGCTCTTGATACAGATGCACGTTTTAGTCATGGTTCAGATTACAGTCGCCAGCAGAACAGGTTTAATGATTTTGATCACAGAGAACGAGGACGATATCCAGAAGGTTCTTCTGTTCCATCATCATCTTTTGATAGGTAAGTTTAGATAATAGGCCAGGTATTTGCCTGCCAACATCTTTGAGGATTCTGCTCTTAACTGTTCAAAATTTAAAACGGTGCTGAAGGCTTTATGCAGTTCTGATGTAATAGAATTGCAGTGGTGTCCTGAAACTTCTCGTGTCTTGAGGACTGGCTGTTTATATCATGGAATCTACTCCACTTTTCTCTGAGGACTTTAAATTAGCTGCCTGGTGGTCTCTTTTGAGtgacattttgaaagaatttttgTGACACAAAATTTTTTCACATATAGTCATAAGTGGGTTCCACTGGATTAGATCTGTCCTACTTAGTAACTCATCTCCTTAAGAAGCAAGGCTAAAAGCAACTGATTTAATGAGAGTTAAGAACATTACTTGCATGAATTACATTCATCAGGGTTCATGCAACTGTGTAGTAAATGCTGGTTATGGATCAAATTTCACCTTTCCCCTAAACAACTCTAATAAGCATTAAGACCACATAATTGTAGCTTCTGGACTTCTGCTTTTATGGTGCAATGAACTAGAATTCTATTTTCTAGCTGACTTGAAGGAATCTAGCATTCCCTCTGCTTGgtactaggcaaaacagaggcCCTACAATTCCTTAAATTACACTGACCAAAATGTGAACAGATAAATGCATAAAGAAGTGTTAAACTGGCTGTAAGAACTCAAGCTCAAAATTACAAttgtagaaataaatataatttggGGTGGGAAGGATATTTGAGATATATAGTAATAAACGTGTAATATAAAGATGAATAATATGTTTGTATATTCACGCATGCGCTTACATATGCAGAGGAATGGGAAAATGGGAGACAAGCGAATGACTTCTTCCTACTTTAACAACTTAGGCGAGAACGTTTTGTAAATCAAGGTGAAGCAAAAAAGACTCGCCCAACAGCACGAAGAGAAGAGCCAGGGTTTGAGAGGTATCCCAAGAACTTCAGTGAGTCCAGGAGAAATGAACCACCACAACCCAGAAGTGAACTTCGAGATACAGACAGACGAGAAGTGCGAGGAGACAGAGATGAAAGAAGAACAGTGATAATTCATGACAGACCCGAAATACCACATGGTCGACATCCAAGAGAGACTGGCTCAAATCCACCTAGGCAAACAAATTGGAAGAGCGAGGGAAGCATAAGCACGGACAAACGGGATGGCAGGTAAATTTGCTGGCCAACCAACAAACTAGTGAAGGTACTGATTCTTGTAGAATTTATCCATAGTAGCAGTTCCTCCAAAATTGATGTGTAAAGAGAGAACAGACCCTCCAAAAGAATGGCGAAGTCACTTTCcaaaagcattagaaaaaaaattgtgtaggTTGTCACATGTGCTAAACTTCATCTGTAAACTTGATGCTGACTCCCAGCAGCCTATTCTTAATCATGTGTAGCAACATATAGTAAGGAGCTTTATGTGCGAGAATGCAGATGCAAACAATTAACATGTAAGCTTTAATTAGAGAGCCACACAGATCTAAAAGAATGTTTCTAAGAAGCTAACTGCAAGTTGCCAGgaacctgaaaaacaaaaaggaatctTTGAAGTCTACATGTGCTATGCTTTGGTACCAGTTCTATTATACTGAAACCAAAATTTtgataaaagcaatttttacaGAGGCGAGAGGCCAGATCGGTCAGGAAGAGAAGTGTCTGGACATGCAAGAGGTGCGCCTCCTGGTAGCCGTAGCAGCGCTTCTGGGTAtggaagcagggaaggagaacGAGGCGTGATGGGAGAAAGAGGTGGAGGACAAGTGAGTCATCTTCTTGTGTTTGTGTGCACGAGTGAGACActggaaaatgcaaaatcaCACTGGGGAAAATGACCGTAGAGTATCACATAAATTGTTAGCAAGCATTCTGGCTATTTTCaagttactttattttaaaggttctttcttgttggggtttttaataaGCCAAGAAATTGCAGACAACATACCCAATTCTTCTTGGGTCTAGCATCTTTGGGGTAGACCAGAACAATACCTGAATGAGTTGCTGATTAGGCTTTTAGGAACTTTTTTTGTCATCCTGTGTTTTCAGGGTCTTAAACTGCACTGGAAGTAGCAGGCAGTGTAAGGTTGTCATTGTTATCTGTAATGTGATACTGAGAGAAAACCTTCTCTAAGACTTGTCTTTAAAGTCTACAGACTAAATGCTCCATGCTACTAGATcctgaagcatttaaaaaaccccagtttttCTGTAGCTGTATGGAACTCGCTTGTTAGTGTTCATATGATGATCAGGGCAGAATTGGGAGTAAAGTATGAGTTCATGGAACTTCAGTCACTGTATAACCACAGAGTCACTGCAAATTAGTTCCTATTTGTTATCTAGAGTTAATTTTAACAGGACTCTTGTAAGCATGGGTTAACTGCCTTTGGAGTGAAATCTTAAAAGATGCTTGACTTTTATGTATTGTGTATATATAAGCTGCAAGCTTAACTTTCTTGAAAAGCTCATTTCCTGttgataacaaaataaaatatgcctTTCTGAAAATGACTGTCACTTTCTTACTAGCACTATAATGAGGACAGACATGTTGTTGAACGCCATAGTCGTGAAACTGGACCAAGGAAAGAATGGCATGGACCTAGTTCTCAAGGAAGTGGGTATCATGACACAAGGAGAATGGGAGATGGCCGTGGAGGAGGTGGCATGATGTCTCCACATACAAGGTACGAAACATACTCCTCTCAATTCCCCACTGAGCTCTCAAAGCGTAGTTACGCTTAGGAAGTATGATAGTCTCAACGCAAGCAGCATTACTTTCTGTGGACAGGTTGCTGCTGCACAATGTACAAACATTTTCATGTCAGCACATGGCTCCACAGTTGTATTGCTAGTGGCAGTGTTGTTCTGCTGCACAGAAGTGAGTGACTTCTTGCAAAGTCTCTTTTCTTGCATTGTTTCAAATCTCTCTGGAGACTTACAGTTTAACACTTGAGTGATGAGAAGTAACAGTGGTGTTACCTGTACACCACAAGTTTAGATACTTACTGTAACTTAATGCTTTTTCAAAACCTTTGTTTCCAGTAACTCTTCACCAATTAATAGAGTTGTACAGATCACAGGCAATTCCATGCAGAGGGGAAGTGGCTCAGGATTTAAGCCATTTAAAGGTGGACCTCCACGAAGATTCTAAGATCTACAGCTACTCGGTTTCAAGATAACTTATTGAAATCTCTTGTAAACTTTCTCCGATTAAAAACAGGAAATCTTGTCTGGAAGTCCTggttaaatttttttaatttaacatgaTTACTTTCCTCTCAATTTTGGAGGCATTTTAATAGTTACGTTGTAATTTTGGATAGTTTTTGTGTATCTTTGATAAGCATTTTCCCTGATGCACTAGAGCTGTGTAAAAACAAATTGGaaccaaaatatttgttaatCCTGTATAAAAGAATAGTTTGCAGCTGTGTGCTAGTAGTTTGATTTACCAACATTAGCTCTGTGGTGTCATGCTTTAAAGTTAGCTACTTATCACAACGTATACAACTATAACCTCCATTTTGAAGGTTGTCCAGGCtattctctctgctttctaaTTTGTAGAGAAATAAGATTGTTCTTTCATTACTGGGTATTATGTAACCTATTTTTGCAGAAGGTACTGTTACATTGAGTGCATTTATGTGTATTCTTGCAAATgtattcttttgaaataaaccTTCATATTCTGTATAGCTTCTAGTAAGTCTTTGAAACAGTCTTCgggaaaggaagacagaattCAAGGGATGTGTTGGGGTATAGCAAACCAAAAGATGGGTGCCATTAGCTTCCAACCAAACCTCCTTTGTCTCCTTCACTATTATTGAACTGAAAATCTAGAAGCCGCTTTAATAGCACAAGAAAGATTAGTATCAACAAATATAGAAACACTCATGGGAGGCCTTAAGAAATTTTAGCCAGCTTGCTcttttgctctttaaaataaGCTGTATAAACTAGACTCCCACAACTGAGCTTTGCTTATAGAGGTTGGGGCAGTCTTGTTCAGGTACACCtacaacacaaaaaataagtatttgctCTAAGATGAATGTTGTTGGTAATAGATCAAATGGAAAGATGACAGGTTATAACCTTAAAAGACAAAGCCATAAAGAAGTACAAAAACAAAACTTGAGACATGATTTTATCTTGTCTACAGTAAACAGGCCTAGATGCACATTCTAACTGgtaaaagtataaaaatactcCCTGACATTTTTTGCTTAATGAAATAGAAGTGTGCATATATGTAGATATTTcacttaaattaaaatattgacaCAAACAATGATGGGAGAAAAAATCTGATTGAAAACAAATTGCCaaaaattttgaatttataaaatacttaGATCATGAGATGTCTATCCTCTTCTTTTCCAGAgcaaggttggggtttttttaggatttCATTCAACCTTTATTATTAGAAAACAACTTAAATAcctaaatgaaatgtttatttaagTTTGCTTACTTAAATTCATTTACATACAATGAATTTCAGAAGACTGTTAACCAAAATAAATCTCAATAGGGTAAAGATCTTAAACTATAGAGAAGCTGATAACTGGATTTAAAAGATAACAAtttaacagtttttcttttgtggtaCACAAACAAAAAGGGGTATTAAGGTACAGAAATGGACTTCTCTGAAAATGATTTAAgtgttcaaaattattttaacaatttaCAAGGAAAATGTGGTTTCCTTATagtctttaaaaacacattaataCAATATAAACAATTAAGgctttaaaattcaaaacattcaGTAGTTGAACTCATAGATGCCATTACAATGTTAGATAATGGTATAACATCACAATGCAAAGGATTTCAGTCATATACATTGGTACAAACAATACTGCATGACTAGATTTAAGCACGTcatgcacttttaaaatacaattttttaaaatttaacttctCCCCTCTCTTGGTAAATCTACAGTAGCTTGaattagcttttattttggcatttccttttaaaactagATTTAGAGATCAAGGTAAACATTAGCTGACTAACAGGCTCACAACTGAACTGCTGATTTAACACAGCACTTGCACCATTCTGGTGGGTCTAAGTGTGGCATCTTGAAGACATTACTAACTAGAAGTCTTggtattttcctaaaatatatagttggggtttttttaataattctaaAAAGACCTAGTCAAGACAATCAGTGTGGTAACAAATATTTGACTTAACACTGGAGAACTAGGGGCAACTTCCATAGGATTCACTTTTGTATGTTTCCTCTGTAGTTTCTTTAATAAGCTTACATGTGTATATGTAAAAGGTAATTATCAAAATTCATACAAGTAATAGCTGTGCATCTGTTCACCAGATAAAACAATAATCAAAAGTTATTTATGAAAACTTTAATAAGAACTCCTTTCGCTGAAAGCTGTAATATGAAAGATAAACCAAAACTCTGATATTTAACATTAAAGCTCTATCAGGTTAGTGTGGGGGAACTGACAACAGCATTTTCACTCCCTTATAAAGGAAGTAGCTGAAAGGTATTCACATTCTGTGactttttctgtaagaacaaGTACTGAGCAAGTAGCAACAGCtttagaatttatttctgtgggACAGGATACTTGATACTTTCAATAGCGGTACTTAAAACTATCAaacctgctttctttttgcaagTACAAACTGCACCAAAACCAGAGTCCTGCTTATTTAATGAATGTTTGTACTGTAATTGTGTGACCAGTCACACTCTTTAATACAGTGTAACAGCACTAATGATTTCAAGACTTATCAAAATACAGGTGAAGAAACACTTGCTACAACAGATTTGTCTCTTGAAATCAGTGTACCTATGGTCACTTCTCACAAGCAGGTTCATTGGTTCACTGTCTATCTGCAGTGGTCTTGAGGACAACTGGCCACTGtgcttttccaaacaaaacaaggatGTTACTTCCACAGCAATAACAACAGTTTCCTACAGTAAATACAACTCAATTGTAAAGTCTACCAGGGCTGCAATTGGCCAAAACACCCATACTGTTATCTACTCACTTCAGatagaaaatttgaaaacaggTTCTATCTGAAGGATTTCACTAAAACAATTGTAAACAAACCCAGTAACTAATATAAATGAGCTCCTTTTGGCTCTGGTTAATCTGCAATAACAAAAGCCCTAAAATTAAGAGACCAATTGATGCCCTGACACCAAaatactgaagagaaaataaagttccATTGGAAATAAGCGTAAAATGCTGAACGGGTAGTATGCTAAAAAGCTAGAAAATCTGAAGACACAGTTAAATTCAAAACTGAGcttgttttttcctctaaaaatacACAAGATAATCTAACACAAgctttcctctttaaaaaaaaagttagaaacaGCATAGATTAAACTTTATTTGGtctgagatttttcaaaagaatagTCATCAGCTTCCTCTACACCCTTGGGAAGTTCCAGCTACAGTTGGAAGTACaggcttttatttcagttgtttcaCCCAGCTCTGCTTGCAGAGCCAATACATGTTGGTAATTAACTatgaaaagttttaattaattatgAAACTGGTGTTATGAAACTTTGTGTAAGTCTACACTGAACACATTCAGCTACCACTAATTACTGTGACTGTAAGATAGCTCTGAACTGTTAGCTATTGCAATTCACAAGAAACCATagtaaaaaccccaaagtgGTGTAttcttttgtttagaaataattattttcctagtATTTATTAAATCCTTCCAGTGAAGTTTCTACAGCATAGGTTTGCTACTGATGGAGTGTGTTAGCTCTAAAAGGTGACTGCAGCATATATAGCTGAATACAACATTCTCTTACAAAATCAAATGTTaaggtgttggtttttttttttttaatattatgttCCATATAGACATACTacaagacaagaaaaacattatgtCAAATCATTACAGTTCTTCAGAAACTTTTATACATTCTTCATTTCCCAAGACTGAAGACAACAGCATTACAAAGAATATTTCAAGTTAGTTTCAAAGTCTATTAGGAAAGCAGTCATCTAATTTTCTGTAGTTCTTTCACAGAAAGTAAATGCATTTATAGCATGGGCAGAAATAATCACGCTAGCTTTATTATAGCTGGCACatattataatttattatatGGACTTAATGACAAGATGTACTTGGAATTCATTACATGGAGATGTCCATATTGTCATGTCCTCAGTATTAAGCCAGGTAGAGATGGCATGGTTCTGTCTAGTTAAACTACACTGTGTCTTTATGAGCTGCATGAATTGAAAATAGAAGAACTGGGGGACCAAATCCAACCGCCTTTCAACAGCAGCTGGCTAACACAGTTAATCTTGTAAGACTCTCACCTATCCTGTATTCCGTGAGATGCAACATATAACAGCACAAATAGTTGATCTGATTTTAtaatttccattaaatttttttatttaccattGCCAAAAAAGAATGTTTCAGCAATGgtaaaaatctttatttagaGTTTTCCTACAGCTCttgtatttaaaagcagagttGGTAAGTGTAAATACTGATTTTGTCAGTGTTATTTCTGTGTCTGAAGGCAGAAATGTTAGTATCCGAATGCTCCCCAGGGTTTACTAGATTACAACCATAAACATTAACTCCTCAGCTTCACAGACTGGACCACGTAAGCAAGCCTTAAGAAAAAGTACTCAGTGCAAATATTAATCACTAGATATGGCCAGTTCctgtaaaggggaaaaaattgtcTATTTTCATATTGTTATTTTGGAGTTCCCCAAAACAAGAGATGATGAAACCCAAGGACATGCCCATTACTCAGCTGATTTAAGTTTACTGACATACTGGTGTTTCTTCTAATTGCAATTTCGACCCTTTCCTTAGCATGTGCCAGTGAACCAGAACAAAAGTCAACAGAAGGTTTCAGACAAAATACCAGTTAACccagctttttctgaaatacatttagaaGAAATCTAAAAATGCTTACCTATGTCAGGTGAAATTTTCGAGACTGCTTAGCATAATcttaactttgaaaaataacGGCTGAAGTCTTAACTCAAAGTCTGTGCAAGTTTTACTAATGGCTTCAA
Coding sequences:
- the SLTM gene encoding SAFB-like transcription modulator isoform X1 — protein: MAAAASSPAASGAPAAPTAPAAVAALPPTESKKITDLRVIDLKSELKRRNLDITGVKTVLISRLKQAIEEEGGDPDNIEITVSADTPTKKPTKGKGKKQEADELTGDASVEEDSFVKVIKDSELENQDASDQDGNDELKDFKESVEDENLNSKELPSAEKKKYHNLDPAETTEDAEKDSESQENEGQDIEDYAFPTVHDGEDEENEKDKAGSGDGTQEVSKPLPSEESLAEADHTAHEEMEANTSVKEAEDDNISVTIQAEDAITLDFDGDDLLETGKNVKITDSEASKPKDGQDTISQSLEKESKDYKMTENHKDGKKEDCVKGDPVKKEARESSKKAESGDKEKDTLKKGPSSTGASGQAKSSTKESKESKTTSKDDKGSASSVSGSSGSSTRNLWVSGLSSNTKAADLKNLFGKYGKVLGAKVVTNARSPGAKCYGIVTMSSSTEVARCIAHLHRTELHGQQISVEKVKGDPSKKELKKESDEKSGSGRSTGDKKTASSDKASKTPSTKKEEKKSEKSEKKESKETKKTEGKDEKSDNGASGPNQESTKKTEEKKRISGKSPGQVVVLDQTKGDQGHTRTVRRGRFDKPQILRNKERIIQDKVKFREYRGRKDILPFEKMKEQRLREHMVRLERIRRAVELRRRREIAERERRERERIRIMHEREECLQRERERLEIERQKLERERMERERLERERVRIEQERRKEAERIAREREELRRQQQQLRYEQEKRNSLKRPRDVDHRRDGPYWNENKKMALDTDARFSHGSDYSRQQNRFNDFDHRERGRYPEGSSVPSSSFDRRERFVNQGEAKKTRPTARREEPGFERYPKNFSESRRNEPPQPRSELRDTDRREVRGDRDERRTVIIHDRPEIPHGRHPRETGSNPPRQTNWKSEGSISTDKRDGSNFYRGERPDRSGREVSGHARGAPPGSRSSASGYGSREGERGVMGERGGGQHYNEDRHVVERHSRETGPRKEWHGPSSQGSGYHDTRRMGDGRGGGGMMSPHTSNSSPINRVVQITGNSMQRGSGSGFKPFKGGPPRRF
- the SLTM gene encoding SAFB-like transcription modulator isoform X6; this encodes MAAAASSPAASGAPAAPTAPAAVAALPPTESKKITDLRVIDLKSELKRRNLDITGVKTVLISRLKQAIEEEGGDPDNIEITVSADTPTKKPTKGKGKKQEADELTGDASVEEDSFVKVIKDSELENQDASDQDGNDELKDFKESVEDENLNSKELPSAEKKKYHNLDPAETTEDAEKDSESQENEGQDIEDYAFPTVHDGEDEENEKDKAGSGDGTQEVSKPLPSEESLAEADHTAHEEMEANTSVKEAEDDNISVTIQAEDAITLDFDGDDLLETGKNVKITDSEASKPKDGQDTISQSLEKESKDYKMTENHKDGKKEDCVKGDPVKKEARESSKKAESGDKEKDTLKKGPSSTGASGQAKSSTKESKESKTTSKDDKGSASSVSGSSGSSTRNLWVSGLSSNTKAADLKNLFGKYGKVLGAKVVTNARSPGAKCYGIVTMSSSTEVARCIAHLHRTELHGQQISVEKVKGDPSKKELKKESDEKSGSGRSTGDKKTASSDKASKTPSTKKEEKKSEKSEKKESKETKKTEGGKSPGQVVVLDQTKGDQGHTRTVRRGRFDKPQILRNKERIIQDKVKFREYRGRKDILPFEKMKEQRLREHMVRLERIRRAVELRRRREIAERERRERERIRIMHEREECLQRERERLEIERQKLERERMERERLERERVRIEQERRKEAERIAREREELRRQQQQLRYEQEKRNSLKRPRDVDHRRDGPYWNENKKMALDTDARFSHGSDYSRQQNRFNDFDHRERGRYPEGSSVPSSSFDRRERFVNQGEAKKTRPTARREEPGFERYPKNFSESRRNEPPQPRSELRDTDRREVRGDRDERRTVIIHDRPEIPHGRHPRETGSNPPRQTNWKSEGSISTDKRDGSNFYRGERPDRSGREVSGHARGAPPGSRSSASGYGSREGERGVMGERGGGQHYNEDRHVVERHSRETGPRKEWHGPSSQGSGYHDTRRMGDGRGGGGMMSPHTSNSSPINRVVQITGNSMQRGSGSGFKPFKGGPPRRF